Proteins found in one Primulina eburnea isolate SZY01 chromosome 16, ASM2296580v1, whole genome shotgun sequence genomic segment:
- the LOC140816365 gene encoding uncharacterized protein: MKVRNKGKVHPFISSSSSSHTPNKDDFPVLRLLPAAIFTLVSVLSLDDREVLAYMITRSLKSTNNPSFIHDEDKKRSSNKPSFGTLHGHKSPALFDCECFYCYTSFWFRWDSSPNRELIHQAIEELEEHLNKGEVSMNCGNGKNKRKEKTGRRQSERIRVGTVVLENPAVVLLPVNQDSLVLDPPASGVEAEVDEAGGGVDEAELGDEAAPVVSLNSHKGFARKVLPDVMGIFNSRLWSLWNPNV; this comes from the coding sequence ATGAAGGTGAGAAACAAAGGCAAAGTTCACCCCTTTATTTCCTCCTCTTCTTCATCTCATACTCCCAACAAAGATGACTTTCCCGTACTGAGACTTTTACCGGCCGCCATTTTTACTCTCGTGTCAGTTCTATCTCTCGATGACCGTGAAGTTCTTGCATACATGATTACAAGATCTCTTAAATCCACCAACAACCCTTCATTTATTCACGATGAAGATAAGAAAAGAAGTTCTAATAAACCGTCTTTTGGTACTTTGCACGGGCATAAATCTCCTGCTTTGTTCGATTGTGAGTGCTTTTACTGTTATACGAGTTTTTGGTTTAGGTGGGATTCTTCACCTAACCGTGAACTGATTCACCAGGCGATTGAGGAGTTAGAGGAGCATTTGAAcaaaggagaagtgtcgatgAACTGTGGAAATGGAAAGAACAAGAGAAAGGAGAAAACGGGTCGCCGGCAAAGTGAGAGAATAAGAGTTGGTACTGTAGTTCTTGAAAATCCGGCTGTTGTGTTACTGCCGGTAAATCAAGATAGTCTTGTTCTTGACCCGCCGGCGAGTGGGGTGGAAGCTGAGGTTGACGAAGCGGGAGGAGGGGTAGATGAGGCGGAGTTGGGTGACGAGGCGGCGCCGGTGGTGTCCCTCAACAGCCACAAGGGTTTCGCTAGGAAGGTGTTGCCGGACGTCATGGGTATATTCAACTCACGTTTGTGGAGTCTCTGGAATCCAAATGTGTAA